From a region of the Mycolicibacterium sp. MU0050 genome:
- a CDS encoding fatty acid desaturase, giving the protein MSITALDDTAPASPARQALPDPGAPVPKLALPTVAILVIGWTTFVASTVGYVQGWLPAWATIAMNAVVTFVMFTVSHDAIHYAVSSTRWINRLVGRAAFVLVVPIISFPTYAFIHIEHHRHANDDELDPDAWASHSRWWQMPLRWPFPELLYGGFILRTLRSRPRAEIAETVGMLVVSLLGLTAAIVTGHFWTLAVVFLIPQRIGLIVLVWWFDWLPHHGLADTQRSNRYGATRARVGMEWLYTPLMLSQNYHLVHHLHPSVPFYRYRKTWHRNEEAYLDRDAAITTVFGQHLNAGEYREWKRLNRKLGRVVPVHMPPRSSAPHAVLHRVPVASVDPITEDSTLVTFAVPEALRDEFRFEPGQHVTVRTNLGGEGIRRNYSICAPATRAQLRIAVKHIPGGAFSSFVATQLKAGDVLELMTPTGRFGTPLDPLAQRHYVGLVAGSGITPVLSILETVLEIETESRFTLIYGNRTKDSTMFRHDLARLESRYVDRLEIKHVLSEEPLHTPELRGRIDADKLQRWLTSSLRPDTVDEWFVCGPLGMSTAVRDALTGHGVDPDRIHLELFTGYPVGAAPNRDYDAATVTFTLSGQQETVELAAGDSILEAALQRRSDAPYSCMGGACGTCRAKLTRGTVEMDQNFALGTAELAAGYVLTCQAHPTSPTVAVDYDAFFAGE; this is encoded by the coding sequence ATGTCCATCACAGCACTCGACGACACAGCGCCGGCGTCGCCCGCGCGGCAGGCGCTTCCGGACCCAGGCGCGCCCGTGCCCAAGCTGGCCCTGCCGACGGTGGCGATCCTCGTGATCGGCTGGACGACGTTCGTGGCCTCGACCGTCGGCTACGTCCAGGGCTGGCTGCCGGCCTGGGCCACCATCGCGATGAACGCCGTCGTGACGTTCGTGATGTTTACTGTCAGCCACGACGCCATCCACTACGCGGTCAGCAGCACCCGCTGGATCAACCGACTCGTCGGCCGGGCAGCGTTCGTGCTGGTGGTGCCGATCATCTCGTTCCCGACGTACGCGTTCATCCACATCGAACACCATCGGCACGCCAACGACGATGAACTGGACCCCGACGCCTGGGCCTCCCATTCGCGGTGGTGGCAGATGCCGTTGCGTTGGCCCTTCCCCGAACTGTTGTACGGCGGATTCATCCTGCGGACCTTGCGAAGCCGACCGAGAGCCGAGATCGCCGAGACAGTCGGGATGCTGGTCGTCAGCCTGCTCGGGTTGACCGCCGCGATCGTGACCGGGCACTTCTGGACGCTGGCGGTGGTCTTCCTCATCCCGCAGCGCATCGGGCTGATCGTCCTGGTCTGGTGGTTCGACTGGCTGCCGCACCACGGACTGGCCGACACCCAACGCAGCAACCGCTACGGCGCGACGCGCGCCCGGGTAGGCATGGAGTGGCTGTACACCCCCCTGATGCTGTCGCAGAACTACCACCTGGTGCATCACCTGCACCCCTCGGTGCCGTTCTACCGCTACCGCAAGACCTGGCACCGCAATGAGGAGGCCTATCTGGACCGCGACGCCGCGATCACCACGGTGTTCGGTCAGCACCTCAACGCCGGCGAGTACCGGGAATGGAAGCGGCTCAACCGCAAGCTCGGGCGGGTGGTGCCGGTCCACATGCCGCCGCGCTCGAGCGCCCCGCACGCCGTGCTGCACCGCGTTCCGGTGGCCTCGGTGGACCCGATCACCGAGGACAGCACCCTGGTCACCTTCGCCGTGCCCGAAGCGCTGCGTGACGAATTCCGGTTCGAGCCGGGCCAGCACGTCACGGTTCGCACCAACCTCGGCGGTGAAGGGATCCGCCGCAACTACTCGATCTGCGCTCCGGCCACACGTGCCCAGCTGCGGATTGCGGTCAAACACATTCCCGGAGGCGCATTCTCGAGCTTCGTCGCCACCCAGCTCAAAGCCGGTGACGTGTTGGAGCTGATGACGCCCACCGGACGGTTCGGCACACCGCTGGATCCGCTGGCGCAACGGCACTACGTGGGTCTGGTGGCCGGCAGCGGAATCACCCCGGTGCTGTCGATCCTGGAAACTGTGCTGGAGATCGAGACCGAAAGCCGGTTCACGCTGATCTACGGCAACCGCACCAAGGATTCGACCATGTTCCGGCACGATCTGGCCCGGCTGGAGTCCCGCTACGTCGATCGCCTGGAGATCAAGCACGTGCTGTCCGAGGAGCCGCTGCACACCCCGGAACTGCGCGGTCGGATCGACGCGGACAAGCTTCAGCGTTGGTTGACCAGCAGTCTGCGCCCCGACACCGTCGACGAGTGGTTCGTGTGCGGTCCACTCGGTATGAGCACCGCGGTGCGTGACGCCTTGACCGGCCACGGTGTCGACCCAGATCGCATCCACCTCGAGCTGTTCACCGGCTATCCGGTCGGCGCCGCGCCCAACCGTGACTACGACGCCGCGACAGTGACTTTCACGCTCTCCGGACAGCAGGAGACGGTCGAACTCGCCGCCGGCGACTCCATCCTGGAAGCCGCCTTGCAGCGGCGCAGCGACGCGCCCTACTCATGCATGGGTGGCGCCTGCGGCACTTGCCGGGCGAAACTCACCCGCGGCACGGTGGAGATGGACCAGAACTTCGCGCTCGGTACGGCCGAACTGGCCGCCGGCTATGTCCTGACCTGTCAGGCGCACCCGACCAGCCCGACGGTGGCGGTGGACTACGACGCCTTCTTCGCCGGCGAGTAG
- a CDS encoding acyl-CoA synthetase, whose product MAEWTLGAVLDAIAEVVPDRTMTVRGDRRSTFAQTAQRTRLLANYLAANGFGAHRERDQLNGWECGQDRVALLMHNDLYPDMVLACLKARVVPVNVNYNYTPREVAELFEYIKPRGVIYHRALGAKFADVLPGIELLISVDDGSSLPELPGAVPLDDALAAGPADVAITPSPDDLIMVCTGGTTGRPKGVLWRQADMYVASMNGADHDTVTEIHDKVQHLGAPWFAVSPLMHAAGLWTAFSAVLSGQTVVLHDTSKKFDPREVLQTAEREKVGLMTMVGDAYAGPIVAELDRGSYDLGSLFAIGTGGAGTNLKNQQALLEHLPNVTLINGYGSSETGNMGFGHNQRGHHTETFTFRDGGLVLAEDYSRFLEPGEPQIGWVARTGRIPLGYYDDAAATARTFPEVDGIRVVISGDRAAIETDGTLRLYGRDSLVVNTGGEKVFVEEVEEVLRAHDDVTDAVVIGRPSERWGQEVVALVALRPGAETGPDALRDCCAAALARFKTPKQFLFVEQVRRLGNGKADYRWAKQAALQTVSVQGEE is encoded by the coding sequence ATGGCTGAGTGGACACTCGGTGCGGTGCTCGACGCGATCGCCGAGGTGGTGCCGGACCGCACGATGACCGTGCGCGGCGACCGACGCAGCACCTTCGCCCAGACCGCGCAACGCACCCGGCTGCTGGCGAACTATCTGGCGGCCAACGGGTTTGGTGCTCACCGGGAACGCGACCAGCTGAACGGCTGGGAGTGCGGCCAGGACCGCGTGGCGTTGCTGATGCACAACGATCTCTATCCGGACATGGTGCTCGCGTGCCTGAAGGCCCGGGTCGTCCCGGTGAACGTCAACTACAACTACACCCCGCGTGAGGTCGCCGAGCTTTTCGAATACATCAAGCCCCGGGGGGTCATCTATCACCGCGCGCTGGGTGCCAAGTTCGCCGATGTGCTGCCCGGGATCGAGCTGCTGATCTCGGTCGACGACGGCAGCAGCCTGCCCGAGTTGCCCGGCGCGGTTCCGCTCGACGACGCATTGGCGGCCGGCCCCGCCGACGTCGCGATCACGCCGTCCCCGGACGACCTGATCATGGTGTGTACCGGCGGCACCACCGGGCGGCCCAAGGGCGTGCTGTGGCGGCAGGCGGACATGTACGTCGCGTCGATGAACGGCGCCGACCACGACACGGTCACCGAGATCCACGACAAGGTGCAGCATCTCGGCGCTCCGTGGTTCGCCGTCTCGCCGTTGATGCACGCCGCGGGCTTGTGGACGGCCTTCTCCGCCGTGCTCAGCGGCCAGACGGTGGTCCTGCACGACACCTCGAAGAAGTTCGACCCGCGCGAGGTGCTGCAGACCGCGGAGCGGGAGAAGGTGGGGCTCATGACGATGGTCGGCGACGCCTACGCCGGACCCATCGTCGCCGAACTGGATCGGGGCAGTTACGACCTCGGATCGTTGTTCGCCATCGGAACCGGCGGCGCCGGAACGAATCTGAAGAACCAGCAGGCCCTGCTCGAGCACCTGCCCAACGTGACGTTGATCAACGGCTATGGCTCGTCGGAAACCGGCAACATGGGTTTCGGTCACAACCAGCGCGGCCATCACACCGAGACCTTCACCTTCCGCGACGGCGGCCTGGTCCTGGCCGAGGACTACAGCCGCTTTCTGGAGCCGGGAGAACCGCAGATCGGCTGGGTTGCCCGCACAGGCAGGATCCCGCTGGGCTACTACGACGATGCCGCCGCCACCGCCAGGACATTCCCCGAGGTCGACGGTATCCGGGTGGTGATCTCCGGTGATCGCGCCGCGATCGAAACCGACGGCACCCTGCGGCTCTACGGCCGCGACTCGCTGGTGGTGAACACCGGTGGGGAGAAGGTGTTCGTCGAGGAGGTCGAGGAGGTCCTGCGCGCGCACGACGATGTCACCGACGCGGTGGTGATCGGCCGGCCCAGCGAGCGGTGGGGCCAGGAGGTGGTCGCCCTGGTGGCATTGCGGCCCGGCGCCGAAACCGGCCCGGATGCGCTGCGGGACTGCTGCGCGGCGGCGCTGGCCCGGTTCAAGACGCCCAAGCAGTTCCTGTTCGTCGAACAGGTCCGCAGGCTGGGTAACGGCAAGGCGGACTACCGGTGGGCCAAACAGGCGGCGCTGCAAACAGTATCGGTACAAGGCGAGGAATGA
- a CDS encoding acyl-CoA dehydrogenase family protein, with the protein MDFSTVELSDEDRAFRDEVRAFLAEHVTEEVRRRDRETGDNFDEGVHLALGAAGYLEKEWKPEEEGGFSRVRRRIWQLEKRRAHVPWVTWGTTALVARAVQASAKPELVAEVLPKVFSGHVRMCLGYTEPEGGSDIATCKTRAVRDGDQWVINGAKMFTTGAHNCQYVFLITNTDPEAPKHKSLSMFLVPLDLPGIEIQGIRTVDGDRTNIVYYSDVRVDEKYLLGEANGGWAVLRGPLDAEHGAVPSTPDGLDDVAIMAHQAGFMSAALDAVAASTTRPDAHGRRRIDDGAVAYRLGRSAARLEAALSTPSIFGRVAQAQTMRDIGPDLLDIAGPASVLPIETDGTLDDGKSEYLYRFAPLAGIYGGTLEVFRNMIAQHVLGLGKPNYSPAKKAS; encoded by the coding sequence ATGGATTTCAGTACCGTCGAACTCAGCGACGAGGACCGGGCGTTCCGCGACGAGGTGCGGGCGTTCCTGGCCGAGCACGTCACCGAGGAGGTGCGTCGCCGTGACCGCGAGACCGGCGACAACTTCGACGAGGGCGTGCACCTGGCGCTCGGCGCCGCGGGCTATCTGGAGAAGGAATGGAAGCCCGAGGAGGAGGGCGGGTTCAGCCGGGTCCGGCGTCGCATCTGGCAGTTGGAGAAGCGGCGCGCCCACGTCCCGTGGGTGACCTGGGGGACCACGGCGCTGGTGGCGCGGGCGGTGCAGGCCTCGGCCAAGCCGGAACTGGTGGCCGAAGTGCTGCCCAAGGTCTTCAGCGGCCACGTCCGGATGTGCCTGGGCTACACCGAGCCCGAGGGCGGTTCGGACATCGCGACCTGCAAGACCCGCGCGGTCCGCGACGGCGATCAGTGGGTGATCAACGGCGCCAAGATGTTCACCACCGGCGCGCACAACTGCCAGTACGTCTTCCTGATCACCAACACCGATCCGGAAGCGCCCAAGCACAAGAGCCTGAGCATGTTCCTGGTGCCGCTGGATCTACCCGGCATCGAAATCCAGGGCATCCGCACCGTCGACGGTGACCGCACCAACATCGTCTACTACAGCGATGTCCGCGTGGACGAGAAGTATCTGCTGGGTGAGGCCAACGGCGGCTGGGCCGTGCTGCGCGGACCGCTGGACGCCGAGCACGGCGCGGTGCCCTCGACCCCCGACGGTTTGGACGACGTCGCGATCATGGCGCATCAGGCCGGCTTCATGTCCGCCGCCCTGGATGCCGTCGCGGCCTCGACCACCCGGCCGGATGCCCACGGTCGGCGGCGCATCGACGACGGCGCGGTGGCCTACCGGTTGGGCCGCAGCGCGGCGCGGCTCGAGGCGGCGTTGTCGACGCCGAGCATCTTCGGCCGGGTGGCCCAGGCGCAGACGATGCGCGACATCGGCCCGGACCTGCTGGATATCGCCGGCCCCGCATCGGTGCTGCCGATCGAGACCGACGGCACCCTCGACGACGGAAAGTCGGAGTACCTGTACAGGTTTGCGCCGCTGGCGGGGATCTACGGCGGCACCCTGGAGGTGTTCCGCAACATGATCGCCCAGCACGTGTTGGGCCTCGGCAAGCCGAACTACTCGCCGGCGAAGAAGGCGTCGTAG
- a CDS encoding PucR family transcriptional regulator, whose protein sequence is MTPERRDDGSAAASVTAVISTLHSKVDEVTAQTQRVLMDEIADLRGDAQLVQLMRDNVAANIDTVFSAIRHGIPVEHVEAPTAALEYARRLAQRDVSANALVRAYRIGHQVVLNILLQEVRDSELDAQRQLDVFDEILGVTFRYIDWITQQVLGVYQNEYDRWQQSRNRMQAAGVRGVLENDDEIDIDAASIALRYPLRRVHLALVLWCAESGDQDELTTMERYVHQCAAALDAHDGALFVSADRLTAWAWIPVDPEHSALPPVPDDSPLRVAAGRPLPGVAGFRRSHRQAQLARAVLIAAGSPSGRPVSAAEPGLLLAGLAGGDLGEARAWVAEVLGPLATAGAGEERLRETLRVFLRAGSSFKAAAGELHLHFNSVKYRVQRATARRGRPITDDRLDVEVALLLCHWFGAAVLTP, encoded by the coding sequence ATGACGCCGGAGCGCAGGGACGACGGTTCCGCCGCTGCATCGGTCACCGCGGTGATCAGCACGTTGCACAGCAAGGTCGACGAGGTCACCGCGCAAACTCAGCGCGTGCTGATGGACGAAATCGCCGATCTGCGCGGTGATGCCCAACTGGTGCAGTTGATGCGGGACAACGTCGCCGCCAACATCGACACCGTGTTCTCGGCGATCCGCCACGGCATCCCGGTGGAGCACGTCGAGGCGCCGACGGCCGCGCTGGAGTATGCGCGGCGGCTTGCGCAGCGAGACGTGTCGGCGAATGCGTTGGTGCGCGCCTACCGGATCGGCCACCAGGTGGTTCTCAATATCCTGCTCCAGGAGGTTCGGGATTCCGAACTGGATGCGCAACGTCAGCTTGACGTCTTCGACGAGATCCTCGGGGTGACTTTCCGCTACATCGACTGGATCACCCAACAGGTGCTGGGCGTCTACCAGAATGAATACGACCGCTGGCAACAGAGCCGAAACCGTATGCAGGCGGCGGGGGTTCGAGGTGTTCTGGAGAACGACGACGAGATCGACATCGACGCGGCCTCGATCGCACTGCGCTACCCGCTGCGTCGGGTCCATCTCGCGCTCGTGCTGTGGTGTGCGGAGTCTGGCGATCAGGACGAATTGACCACCATGGAACGGTATGTGCACCAGTGCGCCGCCGCGCTGGACGCCCACGACGGCGCGCTGTTCGTATCGGCCGACCGGCTGACCGCGTGGGCTTGGATCCCGGTGGACCCCGAGCACAGCGCGTTGCCGCCGGTCCCCGACGATTCCCCGCTACGCGTCGCCGCGGGCCGGCCCTTGCCGGGAGTGGCGGGGTTCCGTCGTTCGCACCGACAGGCTCAGCTGGCGCGCGCGGTGCTGATCGCGGCGGGGTCTCCTTCCGGTCGCCCGGTCAGCGCTGCGGAGCCGGGACTGTTGTTGGCCGGTCTCGCGGGCGGCGACTTGGGCGAGGCCCGCGCCTGGGTGGCCGAAGTGCTCGGACCGCTGGCCACCGCGGGCGCAGGGGAGGAACGACTTCGTGAGACTCTGCGGGTGTTCCTCCGGGCGGGATCGAGTTTCAAGGCCGCGGCCGGAGAGCTCCATCTGCACTTCAACTCGGTGAAATACCGAGTGCAACGCGCCACGGCCCGGCGTGGGCGACCGATCACCGATGACCGGCTGGACGTGGAAGTCGCGCTTCTGCTGTGCCATTGGTTCGGGGCGGCAGTCCTGACCCCCTGA
- a CDS encoding amidohydrolase family protein yields the protein MTQRAPGGRTIDCLVNVHFGETEVQPKFMTKVRDDYFKGPKSMFDPVDLAELIDEMDEHGVTKAILMDNLAKPSVTARKFVEAKPERFALAMGGVNLLRPVASLRELTAVAADLPVAYSVVGPSFWGDGQYPPSDAVYYPLYAKCAELELPLCVNTGIPGPPIPGEVQNPIHLDRVCVRFPELKLCMIHGADPWWDIAIRMLIKYENLRLMTSAWSPKRLPQELLHFMRTRGSGKVIFASDWPVLRQHRVVPEAKALDLPPEVLDNYLYNNAEKFFFETQEQ from the coding sequence ATGACACAGAGGGCCCCCGGCGGCCGGACCATCGACTGTCTGGTCAACGTCCACTTCGGTGAGACCGAGGTGCAACCAAAATTCATGACCAAGGTCCGCGACGACTACTTCAAGGGCCCCAAGTCCATGTTCGACCCCGTGGACCTCGCCGAGCTGATCGACGAGATGGACGAGCACGGCGTGACCAAGGCCATCCTGATGGACAACCTGGCCAAACCGTCGGTGACGGCGCGCAAGTTCGTCGAGGCCAAGCCGGAACGATTCGCGCTGGCGATGGGCGGGGTGAACTTGCTGCGCCCGGTGGCCTCCCTGCGCGAACTCACCGCGGTGGCCGCCGACCTTCCCGTGGCGTATTCCGTTGTCGGCCCAAGCTTCTGGGGCGACGGACAGTACCCGCCCAGCGACGCCGTGTACTACCCGCTGTATGCGAAGTGCGCCGAGCTGGAGCTGCCGCTGTGCGTCAACACCGGAATCCCCGGCCCGCCGATTCCGGGTGAAGTGCAGAATCCGATCCACCTGGACCGGGTCTGCGTGCGCTTCCCCGAGCTGAAGCTGTGCATGATTCACGGCGCGGATCCCTGGTGGGACATCGCCATTCGGATGCTGATCAAGTACGAGAACCTGCGCCTGATGACGTCGGCCTGGTCGCCCAAGCGCCTACCTCAGGAGCTGCTGCATTTCATGCGCACCCGCGGCAGCGGCAAGGTGATCTTCGCCTCGGACTGGCCGGTGCTGCGGCAGCACCGCGTGGTCCCCGAGGCCAAGGCCCTCGACCTTCCGCCGGAGGTGCTGGACAACTACCTCTACAACAACGCCGAGAAGTTCTTCTTCGAAACCCAGGAGCAGTAA
- a CDS encoding acyl-CoA dehydrogenase family protein: MDRYELRRLDYSLSEDHQDLQTAYRQFFETHSSIEVVWAAEESGFDKSLWERLCATGATSMALAENVGGDGATLVDLALVAEEVGRAVAPVPWIDHVCAARLWARLGGSTDELADAVAGTQLLAFDAQDAGTPGRRLIASAAVADQIVARDGDEVVLLGYDARPDRVENLGRLPMAWVDPADADRRTVLGAGADAVAAYQRALDEWRVLTAAALAGLVEQTMNIAAEFAKSRYTLGVPISTLQAISHPLANMAITVQGGRNLARRAAWFLDNEPDERAELPGCAFVFMAEEAPKAATMAVHIQGGLGVSVEAAATAYLVRARGWALAGGDPGEAAKQVAQIVADREAASA; encoded by the coding sequence ATGGACCGTTACGAGTTGCGGAGGCTGGATTACAGCCTCAGCGAGGACCACCAGGATCTGCAGACGGCCTACCGCCAGTTCTTCGAAACGCACAGTTCGATCGAAGTGGTCTGGGCCGCCGAGGAATCCGGGTTCGACAAGAGCTTGTGGGAACGGCTGTGCGCCACCGGTGCCACGTCGATGGCGCTCGCCGAGAATGTCGGCGGCGACGGCGCGACGCTGGTCGACCTGGCCCTGGTGGCCGAGGAAGTAGGGCGCGCCGTGGCGCCGGTGCCGTGGATCGACCACGTCTGCGCGGCCCGGTTGTGGGCGCGCCTCGGCGGCAGCACCGACGAACTCGCCGACGCGGTGGCGGGCACACAACTGCTGGCCTTCGACGCCCAGGACGCGGGAACCCCGGGTCGGCGCCTGATCGCGTCCGCTGCGGTGGCCGACCAGATCGTTGCCCGCGACGGCGACGAAGTGGTGCTGCTGGGCTACGACGCCCGCCCCGACCGAGTCGAGAACCTCGGCCGGCTGCCCATGGCGTGGGTGGACCCCGCGGACGCGGATCGGCGCACGGTCCTGGGCGCGGGCGCCGACGCGGTGGCCGCCTATCAGCGGGCGCTGGACGAGTGGCGGGTGCTGACCGCCGCCGCGCTGGCCGGCCTGGTGGAGCAGACGATGAACATCGCCGCCGAGTTTGCGAAGAGTCGCTACACCCTGGGTGTTCCGATCTCGACGCTGCAGGCCATCTCGCATCCGCTGGCCAACATGGCGATCACGGTGCAGGGCGGCCGCAACCTGGCGCGCCGCGCGGCCTGGTTCCTGGACAACGAGCCCGACGAGCGGGCCGAACTCCCCGGCTGCGCCTTCGTGTTCATGGCCGAGGAAGCCCCGAAGGCCGCCACCATGGCCGTCCACATCCAGGGCGGCCTCGGGGTGTCGGTGGAGGCCGCGGCGACGGCCTACCTGGTGCGGGCGCGCGGCTGGGCCCTGGCCGGCGGCGATCCCGGTGAGGCCGCCAAGCAGGTGGCGCAGATTGTGGCCGACCGCGAAGCCGCGTCGGCGTAA
- a CDS encoding enoyl-CoA hydratase codes for MSVADGVSASDELTEPAPAVLYEVRDSGVAVLTFNRPERMNAWGGALASGFYSYIEQAEADPQVRVIVMTGRGRAFCAGADMGGLDTISATTVESAGKTDVSALVAGKHPYFLTQVSKPVIAAINGAVAGMGLSQALMADVRFAAAGAKFTTSFARRGLIAEYGISWILPRLIGWGAAVDLLLSGRTFLAEEAAQLGLVKEVVAPEQLMERTLAYAEDMAANCAPSSMAIMKQQLYADAGLPMIETSNKAEKLMHDSMTRTDFLEGITAFFEKRSPNFPPLGAQASQDETD; via the coding sequence ATGAGCGTTGCCGATGGCGTTTCCGCTAGCGACGAGCTGACCGAACCGGCTCCGGCGGTGCTCTACGAGGTCCGGGACTCCGGCGTCGCGGTCCTGACCTTCAATCGTCCGGAACGGATGAACGCCTGGGGTGGGGCGCTGGCCTCGGGGTTCTACTCCTATATCGAACAGGCCGAGGCCGACCCGCAGGTCCGCGTCATCGTCATGACCGGGCGCGGGCGGGCATTTTGCGCCGGCGCGGACATGGGCGGCCTGGACACCATCTCGGCGACCACCGTCGAATCGGCCGGCAAGACCGACGTCAGCGCGCTGGTCGCCGGCAAGCACCCGTACTTCCTCACCCAGGTCTCCAAGCCCGTCATCGCCGCCATCAACGGCGCGGTCGCCGGGATGGGGCTCTCACAGGCGTTGATGGCCGACGTCCGCTTCGCCGCGGCGGGCGCGAAGTTCACCACCTCGTTCGCCCGGCGCGGCCTGATCGCCGAGTACGGCATCTCCTGGATTCTGCCGCGGCTGATCGGTTGGGGTGCGGCGGTGGATCTGCTGCTGTCCGGCCGCACCTTCCTGGCCGAGGAGGCGGCGCAGCTCGGGTTGGTCAAAGAGGTCGTGGCCCCCGAGCAGTTGATGGAGCGCACGCTGGCCTACGCCGAGGACATGGCGGCCAACTGCGCCCCGAGTTCCATGGCGATCATGAAGCAGCAGTTGTATGCCGACGCCGGCCTGCCGATGATCGAGACGAGCAACAAGGCCGAAAAGCTCATGCACGACTCGATGACGCGGACCGACTTTCTGGAGGGCATCACCGCCTTCTTCGAGAAGCGTTCCCCCAATTTTCCGCCGTTGGGCGCGCAGGCGTCCCAAGATGAAACGGACTGA
- a CDS encoding amidohydrolase family protein, translated as MTTLERPAPAKLDYRAIDVDNHYYEPLDAFTRHLPKEFRSRGVQMVQDGKRTLAVFGGVVNHFIPNPTFDPIIEPGCLDLLFRGEIPEGVDPASLMKVDRLADHPEYQNREARVKILDQQNLETVFMLPTFACGVEEGLKHDIPATMASVHAFNLWLDEDWGFDRPDHRILSAPIISLADPEKAVEEVEFVLGRGAKLVCVRPAPVPGEVRPRSLGDPLHDPVWARLAEAGVPVVFHLSDSGYMAIPALWGGSGVFKGFGKRDPLDMVIMDDRPIHDTIASMIVHQVFTRHPKLKVVSIENGSYFVYRLIKRLKKSANNAPYHYKEDPVEQLRNNVWIAPYYEDDVKELANTIGVDKVLFGSDWPHGEGLADPTSFTADIPQFPEFSYEDTRMVMRDNALTLLSAHKSGA; from the coding sequence ATGACAACGCTGGAGCGGCCGGCACCGGCCAAACTCGACTATCGGGCCATCGACGTCGACAACCACTACTACGAGCCGCTGGACGCCTTCACCCGGCACCTGCCCAAGGAGTTCCGTAGCCGCGGCGTGCAGATGGTGCAGGACGGCAAGCGCACCCTGGCGGTGTTCGGCGGCGTGGTCAACCACTTCATCCCCAATCCCACCTTCGACCCGATCATCGAACCGGGCTGCCTGGACCTGCTGTTCCGCGGTGAGATACCCGAGGGCGTCGATCCGGCGTCGCTGATGAAGGTCGATCGACTCGCCGATCATCCCGAGTATCAGAACCGCGAGGCCCGCGTGAAGATCCTGGATCAGCAGAACCTCGAAACGGTGTTCATGCTGCCAACTTTCGCCTGCGGCGTCGAGGAGGGCCTCAAGCACGACATCCCGGCCACCATGGCCTCGGTGCACGCCTTCAACCTGTGGCTCGACGAGGACTGGGGCTTCGACCGGCCGGACCACCGCATCCTGAGCGCGCCGATCATCTCGTTGGCAGACCCGGAAAAGGCCGTCGAGGAGGTCGAATTCGTCCTGGGGCGGGGCGCCAAGCTGGTGTGTGTGCGGCCCGCGCCCGTGCCGGGCGAAGTGCGGCCCCGCTCGCTCGGTGATCCGCTGCACGACCCGGTGTGGGCCCGTCTGGCCGAGGCCGGCGTACCGGTGGTCTTCCACCTGTCCGACTCCGGATACATGGCGATCCCCGCATTGTGGGGCGGCAGCGGGGTTTTCAAGGGATTCGGTAAGCGGGATCCGCTCGACATGGTCATCATGGACGACCGCCCCATCCACGACACCATCGCCTCGATGATCGTGCACCAGGTGTTCACCCGGCATCCCAAGCTGAAGGTGGTGAGCATCGAGAACGGCTCCTACTTCGTGTACCGGCTGATCAAGCGGCTCAAAAAGTCCGCGAACAACGCTCCGTACCACTACAAGGAAGACCCGGTGGAGCAGCTGCGCAACAACGTCTGGATTGCGCCGTACTACGAGGACGACGTCAAGGAGCTGGCCAACACCATCGGCGTGGACAAGGTGCTGTTCGGGTCGGACTGGCCGCACGGCGAGGGCTTGGCGGACCCGACCTCGTTCACCGCCGACATCCCGCAGTTCCCCGAGTTCAGCTACGAGGACACCCGGATGGTCATGCGCGACAACGCACTTACCCTGTTGAGCGCCCACAAGTCCGGCGCCTGA